In the genome of Archangium lipolyticum, the window CCGGGTGACGCGTCCTCGCCCGCTTCCTCCTCCGGAGCGTCGAATCCATGAAGCGCCTGTCCTGGGCCCTGTGCCCGCTGTTGCTGCTCGTGGGCTGCACCCTCCCCAACGAGCAGGAGTTCCTGGAGGAGCGCACGCGCACCTGCGGCCAGTCCTTCCAGTGTCCCGAGGGACTCTCGTGCGTGGAGGGCTTCTGCGTGGGGACGGAGGTGGACGCCACCCAATGCAGTCCCGCCTGCGCTCCCTACGAGGCCTGCACCGCCGGGAAGACGTGTGTGCCTCGCTATGAGGCGCTGGGGATGTTGGTGGGCGATAATGATAAGAGCGTGGTGCCCGCTGGCCCCGTTCTGGTGTACGCCGCTTTCCTGGTGCGGCAGGGCTTCGCGGCGAACCTGCCGGAGACCCTGAGCTTCAGCGCGGTGCGCGAGGACGGGGGCCCGGGCGGCTCGTTCTCCGTTGCCTCGAGGGGGGACGGGGAGCTCTACCGCACGGAGTGGACGCCGCCTGGAGAGGGCGTGTACCGGGTGACGGTGGCACATCCGGTGGCCGGAGGTCCGAGCACCACGCGGCGCGCGACGGTGGACGCCACGCCGCCCTCCTTCGCGGTGAGGGTGCCGCCCGCGGACGCGGGGGTGGCGAGTGCAAGCACGACGTACACGGACCCGTCGCTCCCCAACGCGTGGCGGCGCGATCAGGTGGTGCCGGTGGAGGTCCGGACGAACGAGCCGAACCTCGATGTCCCCAGCGTGTCGGTGCGTCTGCATGGAACCGATGGGGGCGCCGCGCCCGCGGTGGCCGTGACTCCGTTCGCGCCGGGCGAGCCCTGTGACGCAGGCTTCTGCGGTGTGGCCCGGGTGAAGCTCTGGGAGCCGCCGTTCGCCGCCTTCCGCGGCCAGATGACGGCCGAGGTGCGAGGCCGTGACAAGGCGGGCCACGAGGCCACCGGCTCCTCTTCCTTCCCCGTCACCCGCTGGAAGTGGGCGTTCAATGGCGCGTCGGGCACCATCAAGTCGACTCCCGCCATCGGGGCGGGGGGCACCGTCTACGTGGGCACGAATGCGAGCTCGGACGGCAAGGTGCTCGCGCTCACTCCGGCGGGCACCGTGAAGTGGGAGTCCAGGGTCGGTGCGGTGGTCGGCGGTCCCGCCGTGGGCGCGTCCGATGGAGGCTCCGAGCGGGTCTACGTGAGCGCGAACACCGCCGCGGACGGGTCGCTGTTCGCCCTCGATTCAAAGCAGGGTGAGGCGCTGATGAGCTGCCATTCCCCGGTGGCGGGTGCCTACCAGGGCGGGCTGGCCCTGGGGAGGATCTCCTCGACCCAACACAGCGAGACGGCGGTCAGTGTCTATCGTTCCAGTGAAGGGTTTTCCTTCATCGCTGGCATCGGAATGGGCAATCCGTATTGCCCGGTCGTCATCGACGGGTCCGGTGCCTCCCATTCTCCCGGGTTGATTCCGGGAACGCCTGTCGTGATGAACGGGGACAACCTCTTCTACTCCGGGTTCGTCTCCAACGGTCACGTGCTCACCAGCTACGCCTTCGGCTCACCCTATCCGCGTGCCAACTGGCCGGTGGGTGCTCCGATCCTCCCGACGGACGTGGTGTTGGTTGGCTCCGAGCTCGTGGGCGCGGCGGCAGATCCCAGCAACCCCTCGGGCGGGCTGTTCAAACACCCGCAGGCGGGGGCGGCGGCCCTGACGCCGCTCTATCCTTCCACTCCCTGGTCCTCGCTCGTCTTCCGCCTGGCGGTGGGCAGCTCCAACATGGCTTTCTTCGGCGCCGAGCGGGCCAGCGGCGGCGGGCAGAGCTTCAATCGGTTCGATTTGAGCACGCGCTCCACCACCCAGACCGTCGCGAGGGACTCCGCCATTCGCTCGACGCCGGTCCTCGGGGCCAATGGGGCGGTCTACACCGTGACGACCGCCGGCCGGGTCGAGGCCTGGGCCGCGGACTCCCTCTCCTCGCTCTGGTCCTCCCCCGCCTCGAGCGCCCTGGGCTCCGCCGAGGCCTCGCCCACGCTCGACTGTCCGAGGGATGCCTCGGGCGCGCTGGTGGAGGGCAACCATGGCGTCCTGTACGTGCCCGTGGGCGGCAGTCTGTATGCCTTCGTCGTCGACAGCCGCGGGTTGGATGCGAACGCGCCCTGGCCCAAGTACCAGCACGATGTCCGCAACACCGGCAACCCGGCCACCCCCATCGGCGGCTGCCCGTAGGCTCGGCGGTTCCGTGTGAAGTCGAGAGGGGAGGGCGGCGCTTCCGTCCTCCCCTTCTTCGTTTCCATGCTCGCGGGGTACTCGAGGGAACACCCTCACCCCAGCCCTCTCCCAGAGGGAGAGGGAGCTTCCCGACTTGCCTTCCCCGTGTTCCCACGTGAGAAGAGACCTGAGCCGGGCTCGCACGTCGCCTGCCCGCCGTCTCTCCTGCCCGACATGAAGCTCCGGTACGACGTCATCGTGGTGGGCCTCGGCCACGCCGGCTGCGAGGCCGCCCTGGCCTGCGCTCGCATGGGCCTGTCCACCCTCGGCCTCACCCTCAAGCGCGACCGCGCCGCCATCATGAGCTGCAACCCCGCCGTCGGCGGCACCGCCAAGGGCCACCTCGTCCGCGAGCTCGATGCGCTCGGCGGTGAGATGGGCCGCGCCGCCGACCTCGCGGGTACGCACTTCAAGACCCTGAATGCCTCGAAGGGCCCCGCCGTTCAGGCCACCCGCGTGCTGTGCGATCGCGATGCCTACGCACGCATCATGCAGTCCGTGCTGTGGGCCCAGCCGAACCTCACCGTGCACGAGGCCGAGGTGTCGGCGGTGGTCGCCGAGGGCGGACGCGTGGCCGGCGTGGTGCTCGGAGATGGCACGCAGGTGGCCGCGAGCGCCGTGCTGCTCACCACCGGCACCTTCCTCCAGGCCCTCATGCATGTGGGCGAGAAGAAGGAGGTCGGCGGACGGCTCGGGGACGAGGCCGCCCAGGGCATGTCCCAGTCGCTGCGCTCGCTGGGCTTCACGCTCGGCCGCTTCAAGACGGGCACGCCCGCGCGGCTGTTGCGCGACAGCATCGACTGGGCGGCGCTCGAGCCCCAGCCGGGAGACTTCCCACCCCGCCCGCTGTCGCTGCGCACGAAGTGGGGGCTCGCAGGAGGGGACTTCCCGTGCCAGCCCTCCGTCACGTGCGCGCTCACGTACACCACGGCGGAGACGCACCGGATCCTGCGCGACAACCTCCACCGCTCGCCGCTGTTCCAGGGAGAGATTGTCGGCCGGGGCCCGCGCTACTGCCCCTCGCTGGAGGACAAGGTGGTGCGCTTCTCCGCGCGCGAGCGGCACCTGGTCTTCCTGGAGCCCGAGGGCCCCGAGTCCCCGCTGGTGTACCCGGCGGGCCTGTCCACGAGCATGCCGGCGGAGGTGCAGCTTTCCTTCCTGCGCACGCTGCCCGGGCTCGCGAAGGTGGAGGTGGCGCGGTACGGGTACGCGGTGGAGTACGACTACGCGCCGCCGACGCAGCTCAAGGAGACGCTGGAGACGAAGCGGGTGGAGGGACTCTACTTCGCGGGTCAGCTCAACGGGACGAGCGGGTACGAGGAGGCGGCGTTCCAGGGGTTGTACGCGGGCATCAACGCGGGGCTGAAGGTGCGGGGCGAGCCACCGCTGGTGCTCGGGAGGGACGAGGCGCACGGGGCGGTGCTGGTGGACGAGCTGGTGACGAAGGGGGTGGACGAGCCCTTCCGGATGTTCACGAGCCGCTCGGAGCACCGGCTGAAGCTGCGCGAGGGGAACGCGGACCTGCGCCTGGCGAAGCACGGGGCGAAGGTGGGGCTGGTGTCGCGCGAGGTGCTGGAGCGGGTGGAGGCGCGGGGCCGGGCGGTGGCGGAGGAGGTGGCGCGGCTGAAGAGGACGGGGCTGGCGGCGAGACTGAAGCGGCCCGAGGTGACATACGCGGCGCTGGCGGCGGAGAAGGCGGAGGGGTGGCCGGAGCTGCCGGAGGACGTGGTGGAGGAGGTGGAGGTGGAGGTGAAGTACGAGGGCTACATCGTGATGGCGGAGCGGGCGGCGGCGAGGGAGGCGGAGGCGTGGGATGGGTGGCGGATACCGGGGGACTTCACGTACGGGACGGTGCGAGGGCTGTCGGCGGAGGCGGTGGAGAAGCTGGAGAAGCACCGGCCGGCGACGGTGGGGCAGGCGAGGCGGATACCGGGGCTGACACCGGCGGCGTTCTCGCTGTTGCTGGTGGCGCTGAAGCGGGGCGGGTTGGGAGGCGGCGGAGGCCCTCGCGAGTGCGATTCCTGATCGCACAGGGGGGTGTGGACAACGTGTGGGAAACTTTGGAGCACCGAAGGGTGCGAATCATTCCGGGGGTTTGAGACCCCGGGGAGGGAGGGCTGGCTGTGGATAACGCGCGCTTCGCCGATCAGATTCAGCAGGGATGCAAGGCGTTGGGAGTGGAGCTGGGGGAGGACGTGACGCCGAGGCTGCAGCGGCTGATGGGAGAGCTGCTGAAGTGGAACGCGAAGGTGAACCTGACGGCCATCACGGCGGAGGAGGAGGTGCTGGAGAAGCACTTCCTGGACTCGCTGGCGGTGCTGCCGGAGGTGGAGGGAGCGGGGAGTGTGCTGGACGTGGGAGCGGGGGCGGGATTCCCGGGGCTGCCGTTGAAGATGGCGAGACCGTCGCTGTCGGTGACGATGGTGGACGCGGTGGGGAAGAAGGTGGGGTACCTGAAGGCGGTGATCGCGGTGGCGGGGTTGGGGCTGACGGGGACGAAGGCGGTGCACACGCGAGCGGAGGGCAAGCCGGAGGCGGAGGGGCTGCCGCGAGCGGAGCGGGTGATCGCGCGAGCGTTCATGGACCTACCGGACTGGCTGGACCTGGCGCCGGCGTACCTGGCGGAGGGCGGGCACGTGGTGGCGATGCTGGGCAAGGCGCAGGGCGAGGACGAGCTGCGAGCGCAGGCGGAGAAGCGAGGGCTGAAGCTGGTGTCGGCGCGAGCGTACCGCCTTCCATTCTCGGGAGCGGAGAGGCAGGTCGCGGCGTTCGCGAAGCGGTGAGCAACACCCCCTCTCCCTTCGGGAGAGGGACGGGGGTGAGGGTACCGGGCCCCGCGGGTTGAACCCGTGCGAGGCCCCCTCTCCCTCTGGGAGAGGGCTGGGGTGAGGGTCTACCGGGCCCGTGTGGGCGGAGCTTCGCTGGCTACGAAGTCGGGGCGCCGGGCTGCCAGGGCAAAGCGGCCTGCATCATCAACTTCAGGGCGAGGTGGATGGCGTGGTCATCGGGGAAGCTCCAGGCCTCCCACGCGCCATGGAAGAGCAGGTCGCGCAGCGCTCGCACGGCGTCGATGCTTTGGTGTAGCGCCAGCTCATCGGACCTGCTGCCCGTGCCGAACAGCGCCTCCCTGCGATCCGGTGCGAACAGCTGCCCGGGTTGCGGCGCGAGGATCGCGAGCTCCGTCTTCACCGCATCGCCGTCGGCACTGATGAGGAGTGTGTCGAGCCCCTGCTCCTCCAGCAGGGCGCGGAGGAACTCCTCGAAGGCGATGAAGGTGCCGAGGAGAGACACGAACCGCTCGTCATCCGAGTGGGGAGCGCCGGCCCGTCGCCCCGAGGTGACGAAGAAGAGGAAGCTGGCCTGTGCGAGCAGGCGCTTGTCGGGGATGAAGTCGGTGAAGAGCCGGAAGAGGTTCGCGCGGAGGTATTCCACCTGCAGGATGCTGAGCAGGTTGTTCTGGCGCTGGAACTGCTCACGGAAGGTGGCCGCGTGTTCCGGCGCGAGGGTCCAGGAGCCATCCCACCGGGGCGTGGTGAGCATGAGGTCCATGTGCCCCGAGCGCTCCAGATCCTCCAGGAGACTCGCGAGCGTCTGGGTGAGACCCGCGAGGGTTTCATGGAGCAGGGCCTCGTCGTTGGCGAAGAAGGCCGCGTGGCTGAGGGCATCCCGGAGGCTCAGCCCACTCTGGCTGAAGACGATCTCCAGCCGTTGCCGGGTCGTCGGCGAGACGAGTCCCGCCGTGGCCGAGAGGCGTTCGAGCAGCTGCGGCCCCCGCGGTTTTCGGACGTTGGAGTCGGGCTGGGTGGCGTGGAGCGCCTGCCGGAGGAGCCACTCCAGCAGGATGCCCACGCCCACCGCGCAGATGATGCCGTCGGGGAGCGAGGTGCGGTGCTTGCGCGACAGCTCGAGCGCCGCTTGCTTGGGCAGAAGGAGGGTCCCCGAGGTTGAGGGCACGAACTCGGGCAGGGCGTCGAAGCGCTGCTGGAGCTCCGAGGCGATGGGGCGCTGCTCGTCGAGGTAGTGGGAGAGGATGCCCTCCTTGCGCAGATAGCGGTCGAGGGCGCTCTGGAGGCGTGCGGCGCGCGGGAAGAGGCTCAGCAGCCGGGGGGTGAACCCGGCCAGGGTCGGGTCTCCCGAGGGCCTGGGGAAACGGCGGATGACAGGGAGCTCTCCGGGGGAGAGGTAGCGCAGGACGTAGGGGTAGTGCCGGGTGCGGCCGTCCTCCATGTTCCGCAGAAGGTCGGCGAGGTTCGCACGCGTCCCCGCGTAGGTCAGCAGCGCGGTGAGCTGCTTCAGATGGCGGAGCACCTCCAGGTTGCCGGTCGTGCCCGCGTCCAGGCATTCCCGCCGGCAGTGATCGGCGAGCAGTTGGAGCGCACGCACGCGGATGCCACCGGGCGAGGCCAGGCACTCGGAGGGGTGGCCCTCGAGGAGCGCCTCCGCGGCGCGGCGGACCTCGTCCCAGCGCCGCGCGACCCTGCCGTCGACCAGTTTCCGCAACCGGCCGCCGCGGACGCCGTCATTGTCCGGGAGTGCCCGCGACAGGGGCTCCTGGACCTTGGCGACGAGATGCCGGACGAGGACCTGCTGGAGCGTGTCGGGGAGTCCTCGCTTGCGGATCAACGCTTCGGGGCGTCCCTCGGCCAGGGCGAGGATGTCCTCGGGGGAGCACGCGGGCCAGAGGCTCGCGATGAACGCCTCCGCGTTCTCCTGCTCCTGGGCCTCGATGAGTGCGGCCTCCAGCACCTGGGAGAGGGCTTCGGACCAGAGCGCATCGAGGGCTCGGCGTGCCTGGTCCTGGGAGGAGTTGGGGGGATGGGGGGGCATGGGGGTGGAACGGACGGATGCGGGCGTCTGGGCTGACGCCACGAGGGGGTGGCGGCGGCACGGCGTGTTCCACGTGGAACACCGGGGAGGGGAGGGCCCCGCGTCACCCGAGTCCGAGCCCGAGCGAGTGGGCATCGCGGACAGCCACACCGGTGAGCTGTTCGAGGCTCGCGCGCTGGTGCGGGGTGAGGGGATTCCAGAACACGATGAGGTCGGCGGAGGCGGACCGGGCGAGGGCTGCGAGCTCGCGGGCCTTGCCCGGTCCGAGCACCGTCTTCCGGGACAGGGGCTGGTCCAGGAGGAGGACGCCGCCGGGCCGGTGGGAGCGGGAGACGCCGCGCCGCTGGAGGACCTGTCCGACCACCGTGCTGGAGCGGGTGCGAACGTGTCCGGCGAGGACCTCGAGGAGCGCCTCCGGGTCCGGCACCTTCGCCGAGAAGAGTCCCGCCACGATGACCCGTCGTCCCGCGAGTCGTTCCATGGGGACAGGGTAGCAGGGGGCGCCGGGTCCGGAACCCCGGAGCCTGTTCCACGTGGAACACGGGCGGGTACCGTTCCACGTGGAACAACCGGCCCCGCTACCGGCGACGGCGGCGGGTCCTGGGAGGGGCTCTCCGGCCCTTGAGCAGGACCCAGACCACGGCCATCAGGAACATCACCAGCGACACGGCGATGAAGTTGACGACATGCGCGGAATCGGTGGACCGCACGATGCTCGAAGCCACTTCAGCGAGTCGAAGGATGGGATCCATCTCGTGGGTGCCCGATGTGAAGCGCTCCTGTGTGCTTGGTGATTGGCCAGGAAGCTAGTCACGGGAACCCCGGCGGAAAACCCGGGCCAGGGAGGAGGACGGGGCTCCTGGGAAAGGGGACCGGGAGTGTTCCACGTGGAACGGGAACAGGCCCGAGGCGGAGACACCGGGATGGGGCCCGACTCGTGTTCCACGTGGAACATGCCCCCGGGACGTTCCACGTGGAACAGGGAGAGGCGGCGTTTCACGTGGAACAGGACCTGGACGGAGCCCGGCGGAAAGAAAGGAGCGGGGAGGGGGCCTCGGTCCGAAAGCGCCTGGGCGGAGCCCCTGGGCAGGCGTGTTCCACGTGGAACAGGGAGGGCCACCGTTCCACGTGGAACAGGGGCAGAGAAGAGGCCGGAGGCAAGATGCGGAATGGGGAAGGGCGGCCCCGGTCCGGAATGCTCCGGGCCGAGGCCCTCGGCCGGCGTGTTCCACGTGGAACGTGCCACGGGGCCTTGGCTTATGCGTAAGCCAGAGGTTCTCCGGGCTCGCGTCGACCCTCTTCCCAGCCCGCTCGCGGAGGGAGGCTTTCCCGCGAAGGGATGTTCCACGTGGAACGGGTCTCGGGGCCCTGGCTTATGCCTAAGCCAACGGGCCTCCCAGGCTCGCGTCGACCCTCACCCCAGCCCGCTCGTGGAGAGGCTCTCCCGCCGGGCGGTGTTCCACGTGGAACGGCCTCCGGGCTTTGCCTGATGCGTAAGTCACGGGCCCGTGCCGCGTGACTCATGCAGGGGGCGGTTGGTTCGTGTTCGCGGAGGCCCCGGCTTAGGCATAAGTCGGGAGGTATTCGTGGCTGAGTTGTTCCACGTGGAACGAGTCGCGGAGCCTTGGCTTATGCGTAAGCCAGTCGGGCCTCCCGGGCTCGCGTCGACCCTCACCCCAGCCCTCTCCCAGGGGGAGAGGGGGCTTCTCGCGGATCCAACCCGGGGTCCTCGTACCCTCACCCCGACCCTCTCCCGAAGGGAGAGGGAGTAGCGGGCATGTCAGGCAGGCAGGCTAGAAGTCTGATCCGGTCGAGGACTGGATCAGCCGCCGATTTGATGGATCAATGCGGACTCGGTACATGCCTCCCCCGCAGAGCCCCCGGGCACCTCCCGGGGCGTCGCAAGGATGGGCCACGTGGGTCGAATCATCTGCATCTCCAATCAGAAGGGCGGCGTCGGTAAGACGACCACCGCCATCAACCTCGCCGCGAGCCTCGCCTCCGCTGAGCGCAAGGTGCTCCTCGTCGACATGGACCCTCAGGGCAATGCCGGCAGCGGCCTCGGTCTCAAGCGCGACCAGCTCCAGGGCACCGTCTATGACGCCCTCCTCGGCGGCCGCCCCATGAGCGAGCTCCTCCACCCCACCGAGCTGCGCTTCCTCCAGGTGGTCCCCGCCACCCCGGATCTCACCGGCGCGGAAGTCGAGCTCGTCAACCAGGAGCGTCGCGAGTACCGCCTCCGCGATGCCCTCCGGCCCCTCGCCGAGCAGTACGACTACATCCTCATCGACTGCCCGCCCTCGCTCGGGCTGCTCACCCTCAACTCGCTCATCGCCGCGGACTCCGTCCTCATCCCGCTTCAGTGCGAGTACTACGCCCTCGAGGGCCTCTCCCAGCTCAACCACACCATCGACCTGGTGCGGCAGGCCTTCAATCCCGGGCTGAAGATGGAGGGCATCCTGCTCACCATGTTCGACTCGCGCGCCAACATCGCCAACCAGGTCGTCGCCGACGTGCGCGAGTTCTTCAAGGAGCAGGTCTTTACCTCGGTTGTCCCGCGCAACGTGCGCCTGTCCGAGTGCCCCTCCTTCGGCAAGCCCATCCTGCTCTACGACATCAAGTCCAAGGGCTGTGAGAGCTACCTGGCGCTCGGCCGCGAAATCATGCAGCGCGAGGCCAACCCGCCTCCGCCCGCTCGCAAGGTGGCCTGAGGCCGTCCGGCGGGCCGGTCTCCGAGCCGCGCCCGCCCGCATCCTTATAGAGGCGGGCTCCCTCCAGCCCTCCCCCCGCCGGCCCGTGTGCTCCCCGGGCTGGCCCACCGCCGGGTCCTCGGGTCCTCCCGGCGGAAGTGATGTGATGGACCCCCTCCGATGATGATGCCGGGTGCTCCCGGTGGAGACGACGCAGTGCTGAACGGTGACAAGCAGAAGCGGGCGTTGGGCCGTGGCCTCTCCGCCCTCATCCCCCAGGCAGCTCCTCCTCCCAGTGCCGTGGCGGCGGCCGCCGTGGCTCCCGAGCCCGCCCCGCCTCCGAAGAACGGCATCGTCAAGCTCCCCATCGAGGCCATCCAGCGCGACACCCTCCAGCCTCGCCGCCACTTCGACGAGGAGAAGCTGCGCGAGCTCACCGAGTCCATCAAGGCGCAGGGCGTGTTGATGCCGGTGCTCGTGCGCAAGGACGGCGAGGGCTTCAAGCTCATCGCCGGTGAGCGCCGCTGGCGCGCCTCGCAGCTCGCGGGCCTGCACGAGATTCCCGCCATCATCCGCGAGGTGACGGAAGTCGAGGCCTTCGAGCTCGCCCTGGTGGAGAACCTCCAGCGCGCGGACCTCAACCCCATGGAGGAGGCCGAGGGCTATCACCGCCTGGTGGAGGAGTTCGGTCTCACGCAGGACCAGGTGGCCCAGCGCGTCGGCAAGGAGCGCTCCACGGTGGCCAACGCCCTGCGGCTGCTCGGCCTGCCGGACGAGGTGAAGCGCATGGTGGGCGAGGGCTCGCTGAGCGCGGGCCATGCGCGCGCGCTGCTCGGCGTGCCCCGCATCCCGGAGATGACGGAGCTGGCCGCCCAGGTCGCCGCCAAGAAGCTCAGCGTGCGCGACACCGAGAAGCTGGTGCAGCAGGCCAAGGGCTCCAAGCCCCGCGACGCCGGCAAGCCCCAGAAGCAGAGTCCCCAGGTGAAGTCCCTCACCGAGGAGCTTCAGCGGTTGTTGGGTACGAAAGTGCGCCTGGTGGAGAAGGGCAGTGGAAAAGGCACCATCGAGGTCGATTACTTCTCGTACGATGATCTCGATCGCATCCTGAAGGTACTCAGGAAGGAGTAGCGCGTGGCGCTCCTCGGCAAGAAGGAAGAGAAGACCAACGTACCGCTTCTAGGCATAGGCGGCAGACGGGAGGATGAAT includes:
- a CDS encoding outer membrane protein assembly factor BamB family protein yields the protein MKRLSWALCPLLLLVGCTLPNEQEFLEERTRTCGQSFQCPEGLSCVEGFCVGTEVDATQCSPACAPYEACTAGKTCVPRYEALGMLVGDNDKSVVPAGPVLVYAAFLVRQGFAANLPETLSFSAVREDGGPGGSFSVASRGDGELYRTEWTPPGEGVYRVTVAHPVAGGPSTTRRATVDATPPSFAVRVPPADAGVASASTTYTDPSLPNAWRRDQVVPVEVRTNEPNLDVPSVSVRLHGTDGGAAPAVAVTPFAPGEPCDAGFCGVARVKLWEPPFAAFRGQMTAEVRGRDKAGHEATGSSSFPVTRWKWAFNGASGTIKSTPAIGAGGTVYVGTNASSDGKVLALTPAGTVKWESRVGAVVGGPAVGASDGGSERVYVSANTAADGSLFALDSKQGEALMSCHSPVAGAYQGGLALGRISSTQHSETAVSVYRSSEGFSFIAGIGMGNPYCPVVIDGSGASHSPGLIPGTPVVMNGDNLFYSGFVSNGHVLTSYAFGSPYPRANWPVGAPILPTDVVLVGSELVGAAADPSNPSGGLFKHPQAGAAALTPLYPSTPWSSLVFRLAVGSSNMAFFGAERASGGGQSFNRFDLSTRSTTQTVARDSAIRSTPVLGANGAVYTVTTAGRVEAWAADSLSSLWSSPASSALGSAEASPTLDCPRDASGALVEGNHGVLYVPVGGSLYAFVVDSRGLDANAPWPKYQHDVRNTGNPATPIGGCP
- the mnmG gene encoding tRNA uridine-5-carboxymethylaminomethyl(34) synthesis enzyme MnmG: MKLRYDVIVVGLGHAGCEAALACARMGLSTLGLTLKRDRAAIMSCNPAVGGTAKGHLVRELDALGGEMGRAADLAGTHFKTLNASKGPAVQATRVLCDRDAYARIMQSVLWAQPNLTVHEAEVSAVVAEGGRVAGVVLGDGTQVAASAVLLTTGTFLQALMHVGEKKEVGGRLGDEAAQGMSQSLRSLGFTLGRFKTGTPARLLRDSIDWAALEPQPGDFPPRPLSLRTKWGLAGGDFPCQPSVTCALTYTTAETHRILRDNLHRSPLFQGEIVGRGPRYCPSLEDKVVRFSARERHLVFLEPEGPESPLVYPAGLSTSMPAEVQLSFLRTLPGLAKVEVARYGYAVEYDYAPPTQLKETLETKRVEGLYFAGQLNGTSGYEEAAFQGLYAGINAGLKVRGEPPLVLGRDEAHGAVLVDELVTKGVDEPFRMFTSRSEHRLKLREGNADLRLAKHGAKVGLVSREVLERVEARGRAVAEEVARLKRTGLAARLKRPEVTYAALAAEKAEGWPELPEDVVEEVEVEVKYEGYIVMAERAAAREAEAWDGWRIPGDFTYGTVRGLSAEAVEKLEKHRPATVGQARRIPGLTPAAFSLLLVALKRGGLGGGGGPRECDS
- the rsmG gene encoding 16S rRNA (guanine(527)-N(7))-methyltransferase RsmG produces the protein MDNARFADQIQQGCKALGVELGEDVTPRLQRLMGELLKWNAKVNLTAITAEEEVLEKHFLDSLAVLPEVEGAGSVLDVGAGAGFPGLPLKMARPSLSVTMVDAVGKKVGYLKAVIAVAGLGLTGTKAVHTRAEGKPEAEGLPRAERVIARAFMDLPDWLDLAPAYLAEGGHVVAMLGKAQGEDELRAQAEKRGLKLVSARAYRLPFSGAERQVAAFAKR
- a CDS encoding HflX-like GTP-binding protein yields the protein MERLAGRRVIVAGLFSAKVPDPEALLEVLAGHVRTRSSTVVGQVLQRRGVSRSHRPGGVLLLDQPLSRKTVLGPGKARELAALARSASADLIVFWNPLTPHQRASLEQLTGVAVRDAHSLGLGLG
- a CDS encoding AAA family ATPase yields the protein MGHVGRIICISNQKGGVGKTTTAINLAASLASAERKVLLVDMDPQGNAGSGLGLKRDQLQGTVYDALLGGRPMSELLHPTELRFLQVVPATPDLTGAEVELVNQERREYRLRDALRPLAEQYDYILIDCPPSLGLLTLNSLIAADSVLIPLQCEYYALEGLSQLNHTIDLVRQAFNPGLKMEGILLTMFDSRANIANQVVADVREFFKEQVFTSVVPRNVRLSECPSFGKPILLYDIKSKGCESYLALGREIMQREANPPPPARKVA
- a CDS encoding ParB/RepB/Spo0J family partition protein, which encodes MPGAPGGDDAVLNGDKQKRALGRGLSALIPQAAPPPSAVAAAAVAPEPAPPPKNGIVKLPIEAIQRDTLQPRRHFDEEKLRELTESIKAQGVLMPVLVRKDGEGFKLIAGERRWRASQLAGLHEIPAIIREVTEVEAFELALVENLQRADLNPMEEAEGYHRLVEEFGLTQDQVAQRVGKERSTVANALRLLGLPDEVKRMVGEGSLSAGHARALLGVPRIPEMTELAAQVAAKKLSVRDTEKLVQQAKGSKPRDAGKPQKQSPQVKSLTEELQRLLGTKVRLVEKGSGKGTIEVDYFSYDDLDRILKVLRKE